From one Anabas testudineus chromosome 18, fAnaTes1.2, whole genome shotgun sequence genomic stretch:
- the LOC113168376 gene encoding V-set domain containing T-cell activation inhibitor 1-like has translation MSFVLIVSIVGSSCFLLFCGNSAFAAQTHITGKPGDDVTLQCRAPRAVSITVLEWSRSDLESDDYVFFYRNERSYDKYQHQSYRGRVELKDPQMKDGDVSVILKNVSVSDSETYECRIIVSSTERYSSSITLKVDGNSGDAAGNTEDEGKTAKVVEDGGREVVNVGLVAGVSALVLCFIGFLGFIIFKKHHKPTSYQPPPEKAGEQQQV, from the exons ATGTCATTCGTTTTAATCGTGTCAATCGTGGGTTCTTCgtgtttcctgttgttctgtGGGAACTCTGCATTTGCAG ctcagacacatATAACTGGAAAACCTGGAGACGATGTCACTCTTCAGTGCCGAGCTCCCAGAGCTGTTTCCATCACAGTGCTGGAGTGGAGCAGATCTGACCTGGAGTCAGATGATTATGTTTTCTTCTACCGCAACGAACGCTCTTACGACAAGTACCAACATCAGTCTTATCGTGgtcgagtggagctgaaagatccacagatgaaggacggagacgtgTCTGTTATTCTGAAGAACGTCAGTGTCAGTGATAGTGAAACATACGAGTGTCGAATCATTGTGAGCAGCACAGAAcgttacagcagcagcatcacccTGAAGGTTGACGGCAACTCAG GTGATGCAGCTGGAAACACTGAGGATGAAGGAAAGACGGCGAAGGTCGTtgaagatggaggaagagaggttGTAAATGTTGGACTTGTCGCCGGTGTGTCTGCTCTGGTTCTCTGTTTTATTGGTTTTCTTGGTTTTatcatctttaaaaaacatcacaagCCGACTTCGTACCAGCCGCCTCCTGAAAAAGCAGGTGAACAACAGCAGGTGTAA
- the LOC113168705 gene encoding uncharacterized protein LOC113168705: MKMLVVFVILVHVSQHASAVDMYEGDHFLLPCEFPTFELDDPTVAWSRYDLSPSTVHQHQQEGDDLKNQNQLYRDRTSMRTDALETGDLSLNLTKLQLSDSGTYTCSIRSARSEKRLTEVQLQVKEQFPSWAKALLVLLVLLLVTGVLLVHFRQYFMSVYQVEVDSGVESALLPCKTIVHLPKEVKVEWKDNSIFRRMVHVYQNGSDQLLEQHQFYRGRTEMKRNLLKPGDLSLTLKYPTDRDRGTFSCTVYNRKGNILMKKQVELKVKVQQVEVDSGVESVLLPCETTVHLPEDVKVEWTDSSNWKVHVYQKDSDQPEEQHQFYRGRTEMKRNLLKPGDLSLTLKYPTDEDIRTFTCTVYNGEGNILMKKQVELKVKVCQVEVEEGVESVQLPFRTTGDLPEDTRVEWEHEETEFMTVHKYQNGCDQPLLQNQFYRDRTEMKRNLLETGDLSLTLKNPKVRDTGRYGCRVYREEGYWIRWKTLLRGKTVLLQVKG; encoded by the exons atgaagatgttggtggTGTTTGTGATCCTCGTGCACG tttcccagcatgcctcagCTGTGGACATGTATGAGGGGGACCACTTCCTGTTGCCCTGTGAGTTTCCCACTTTTGAACTGGACGACCCCACAGTGGCGTGGAGCCGCTACGATCTCAGTCCTTCAACCGTCCACCAGCATCAGCAGGAAGGTGATGAccttaaaaaccaaaaccagctCTACAGAGACCGAACATCGATGAGGACTGACGCTCTGGAAACTGGAGACCTGAGTCTGAACCTGAcaaaactgcagctgtcagaTAGTGGAACCTACACCTGCTCCATCAGATCAGCTAGATCGGAAAAGAGACTGACAGAAGTCCagctgcaggtcaaag AACAATTTCCCTCCTGGGCCAAAGCtctcctggttctcctggttcttcttcttgttactGGGGTTCTTTTAGTACATTTCCGTCAGTACTTCATGTCAG tctaccaggtggaggtggattcagGGGTGGAGTCGGCCCTGCTGCCCTGTAAAACCATAGTTCACCTGCCTAAAGAAGTCAAAGTGGAGTGGAAGGATAATAGCATATTTAGAAGGATGGTCCATGTGTATCAGAACGGCTCTGATCAGCTTTTAGAACAGCATCAGTTTTACAGAGgtcgaacagagatgaagagaaacctgctgaaacctggagacctcagtctgaccctgaaataccccacagacagagacagaggaaccTTCAGCTGCACCGTCTACAACAGGAAGGGAAACATCCTGATgaagaaacaagtggagctgaaggtcaaag tccaacaggtggaggtggattcaggggtggagtctgtcctgctgccctgTGAAACCACAGTTCACCTGCCTGAAGACGTCAAAGTGGAGTGGACAGACAGTTCAAACTGGAAGGTCCATGTGTATCAGAAGGACTCTGATCAGCCTGAAGAACAGCATCAGTTTTACAGAGgtcgaacagagatgaagagaaacctgctgaaacctggagacctcagtctgaccctgaaatacCCCACAGATGAAGACATAAGAACCTTCACCTGCACCGTCTACAACGGGGAGGGAAACATCCTGATgaagaaacaagtggagctgaaggtcaaag tctgtcaggtggaggtggaggagggagtggagtcAGTCCAGCTGCCCTTCAGGACCACAGGGGACCTGCCTGAGGACACTAGAGTGGAGTGGGAACATGAGGAAACTGAATTCATGACGGTCCATAAATATCAGAACGGCTGTGATCAGCCTTTGTTACAGAACCagttttacagagacagaacagagatgaagagaaacctgctggaaactggagacctcagtctgaccctgaagaACCCAAAAGTCAGAGACACGGGAAGATACGGATGTAGAGTTTACCGTGAGGAGGGATACTGGATCAGATGGAAAACTTTACTGAGAGGGAAAACTGTGCTCCTTCAGGTCAAAGGTTAG